The DNA region TGCTGCTTTGTGGTCACTGAGCAACGAAAGCGCTGCTGCCCGCAAACAAATTTCTGTCAGTAAACAAGGCTGGCTGCCTAAGTTGGAGTTAGGTTATCGTCGTAACACCGAATCGGGCACTCCGTTCAATGGTGTTGTGGTGGGCTTTTCTTTCCCCATCTTCGAGAACCGAAATAAGGTGAAGATAGCCAAGGCACAATCCATGAATATAGATTTTCAGAAAGAGAATGCGACTTTGCAGGCAGAGTCTTCATTAGCACAGCTTTATCGCGAAGCTCAATCCTTGCAAGCTTCCATGCAGGAATATCAGGAAGCCTTCAGCTCACAACAAGATCTCGCATTGCTTAAACAAGCCCTTACAGGTGGACAAATCAGCGTGATAGAATTCTTTGTGGAAGTTTCTGTGATTTATCAAAGCAAACAAAATCTGCTACAACTGGAGAACCAGTATCAGAAGGTGATGGCACAGATTTATAAGAGTAAGTTGTAAAAACAGTATATTATAACGAAAGAGGGCTTGAATGTTCAGGCCCTCTTTTATCATTTATTATAGTTTCGTAATTTTCCCCATAAAAAGAATTGCTCCCGTACTCTTTTCCTTAATCACGAAAGCAAAAGGACGATCTACATAGAAAGATATAGGAGTAGATGGTCCAGCGGATGTTTCCAACATTCCACCAACTGTAACAGCCGCTGCTTCAGTACCTTCCTCATCTACATTTACATAAGTAAATTGCTGCAAAAGACCAATATATAACTCGGCAGCCGACATTTTAGAGAAATCAGCCTTATGACCATCAAAGGCATCCTTCATCCCCATAGCAACCATATCCTCTATGAGCATCTTGTCATACTCCACTTTGAAACGGGGAAGTTTAACCTGCAATTGCCTGCTCGACAAAGCTGCATTCCATTCCTTCCAGTTTTCATAAGTCAACCCGGACAAACTCTCATCCAAAGTCTTATCCCCGGCAGGCAATAAGAGCACCATACTGAAAGCTTCGTTACCATATGGCAATTCTGCGATGGAAAATGCTGAGTTCTGAGCATAATTAAACGTTTCTGTCTGATTCATCATGTTCACTTTCTGCTCAGTACCATCAGAATTAGTAAAGTTTTCCTGGCGAGTATCCGATTTTTGGAATTGACTCTTCCAGATACCTTTGAAGTAGAGTGCATTAATCAAATACATACGTGCATCTTCCGGTATTCTCTGTATAACCTCTTTTATACAATTATTCGTCTGCTCAGCGCACCACCGGTTAATCACATCCTTCGCTGTGGGAGATGTAAAATCAAGTTCCTGTACCTGGGCATCATACATCTTCTTATTCACATCCACAAAAGAATCGTAAACTTTAAAACCTTGTTTCACCCAAATAGAATTGGCGATTCCTAATTGAGTGGTATTATCTAAATCCAATAAAGCTGAAGTTAATTTTTGATTATAGTTATTCAGATCATCAAGAGAGAAAGAAGCGGCAGGAAATCCCAATACATACTGCATTTCAGTAAGCGTATTGCCCGAAGCTCCGTTAGTAATCATCGATAAGCAAAGTGATGCACTCAATGGAGACACAAAAACATTCGGTTTTTCTTTTTCGGTACTGCACACCTGATCGAAGAAACGGAAAGCAAAGTCTGTACCTTTGTCCATAAAATCTTGTTCCGCACGAGTGAGATTGATGTCTTGACGTGGTTTTGGTTCCGGTTGAGAAGGATTCTCATCATTCTGACAGGCTGCAAGGATACTGAGTAGGCTTAGCGCAGCAATAGTTTTCTTTAGCATAAGCATTATAGTATTAGTTTTCTATTAAGTTACTCTGTTAGAATAAATGCATAAATTTATAAAATACTGCACTACATCACAAATAAAACATAAATCTTTCCTATCTTTGCTCTCGGTTTTGTTGGAGTATGCCTTTCGGTATACTCCATGAAAAGGGAATTGGGTGTGACTCCCAAACAGTCCCGCTGCTGTGATCTCCTATTGCAGGATTTGCCAATCACCTGTGCCACTGCCAATATTCGTATGGTGGGAAGGCGGCAAATCCGGAGTAAGTCAGAAGACCTGCAAAACCTATCAAATCTTATGCTTTCGAGGAAAGGGTATGAGATGTATATTGTTTTTAGCATTCTGTTTATGATAAAAGATAATCTATGCCGGTATACCCGACTACGGTTTAATTTGCTTTGCCTTTTATGTTGGCTTTGGGTCAATCTACAAGCACAACAAGCAGGAGATTCCATTACTGGAAAGGTACATGCCATTCCGGAAGTGGGGATAAAAGGTCGGCGTGTGCCACCGGCTCTCTCAGCAACCGCCCCACTCCAACAGATGAAGAAAACTGATATGGAACGTTTGGGAGTATCGGATGTGGCCGATGCAGTTCGTCATTTCTCAGGAGTCAGCGTTAAGGATTATGGCGGAATTGGTGGATTAAAGACTGTTTCTGTACGCAGTCTGGGAGCGCAACATACAGCAGTCAGCTATGACGGAGTGACTGTCAGTGATTGTCAGTCAGGCCAGGTAGATATCTCCCGTTTCTCGTTAGACAATGTTTCCGAACTGGCACTCAGCATTGGTCAGAGCGATAATATTTACCAGACAGCGAAGATGTTTGCCTCTGCCGGTGCTTTAAGTATCGAAACCGCACGTCCGGATTTCAGTGACAGACCTTTCCAATTGCTTGCAAATATGAAAACCGGTTCTTACGGGCTTGCTAATCCTTCTTTATTTTATGCCCAGAAATTAAGTAACCGTTTCAGTCTTTCTGCCTATGCTGATTATTTACGGGCAGACGGTAATTATCCTTTCAAAATGTGGAATGGGAATAAACTGATTGACTCCAAACGAAACAATAGTGATATAGAGACTTATCGGGCAGAATTAAATTTGTTTGTAACTCTGAATGAGAAACAGGATTTGAAAACCAAAGTTTATCTCTTTGATTCGGAAAGAGGGTTACCCGGCGGAGTGATTTATGACAATTCGTATGCTGCCGAAAGACTATATGACCGTAATTACTTCGGCCAATTGAAGTATGAGAATCGATTCTCTGAAAAATGGAAATTACAAGCAAGCGGAAAATTTAACTTCAGCTGGAACCGGGACTATAATAATGAATCTTCCGGTATTACAGACAATCGTTTCCGCCAGACTGAGACTTACTTATCCACTACCCTATGGAGCGAACCGGTGAAAGGGTTATCTTTCTCATTAGCACAGGATTTCGCCTATAACTATTTGTCAACGACTCTACAGAACAATCAATATCCGGAACGTTTCACCTATTTAACAGCAATAGCCACACACTATAAAAGCAACCGATTTTCTGCTACCGCTTCCCTACTAAATACTTATATTACAGAGAATGTACGGACAGGAAAAGCTGCTGCAGACCGTAAACGCCTTTCACCCGCTGTCAGCCTGTCGTGGAAACCTTTTGATTTTGGTCTACGTTTCAGGGCTTCATACAAAGATATCTTCCGTACGCCGACATTCAATGATTTGTATTATCTGATAATTGGCAACCATAATTTAAAGCCTGAAGTTACCCGGCAATTCAATGTAGGTACAACGTGGAATTCTACATCATTGGAATTTATCGACTATCTAAGCCTTTCAGTAGATGCTTATTATAATCGGGTGAAAGATAAAATCGTGGCAATACCCACTATGTTTATCTGGAAGATGATGAATTTAGGTAAAGTCGAAACTATTGGTACGGATATTAACCTGGCAATTGAAAAAGAATTAGCAAAACATTATAAGTTATATCTCACAGGAACTTACAACTTCATGCAAGCAGAAGATATTACCGACCGTAATTCTAAAATATGGCGGAATCAGATTATATATACTCCGAAACATTCAGGTTCGGGAAGTCTGACTTTTGAGAATCCGTATGTCAACCTGACTTATAACATAATGTATGCTTCGGAACGCTATTCGATTGCCCAAAACATCCCGGAAAATCGTATTAAATCTTACACTGACCACAGTATAGCACTCTCGCATACCTTTAAATGGAAGAAGCAGTCACTACGCATACAGCTGGATGCCTTGAACCTGAGTGATAAGAACTACGAAATAGTCCGCTTCTACCCGATGCCCGGACGCAATTACAAAGTAACAATCAACTATAAATTATAAATTATAAACTAAAAACAGAAACAATGAAGAAGTATTGGTATAAAACCACCATGTTGGTTATGGCATTAGGAGCATTTACCGCATGTAATGATGATGACGAACCGAAAGGACCGGAAGGACCGATAGCACCTGTTAATGGAGCATATGTTATTAATACAGGAAACTGGAATGAGAATAATGGTACCATACAATGGTATGACAGGGATCTGAAGACAGTTAGTGCAGATTTGTTTGCAGCTGCCAACGGAGCAGGTATCGGCGATGCACAGGACTTATGTATATACGGTTCTAAAATCTATATCACATGCAGCAGCTCTGCTAAAATAGAAATCGTAGATAGAAAAGACTTCAAACGTATAAAAACTTTGAACTTAACAAATGAGAGCGGGCAACCTATTCAACCGCGATACATGACAGCAGCCAAAGGAAATATTTATTTCACCGCATACGATGGCACCGTATCACAAATAGACACTACAAGCCTTTCAATAACCCAAAAAACAGAGGTAGGAGGAAGTCATCCGGAAGCCCTTACCTCAGCTAACGGAAAGTTATATATTAATCTATCCAATTATGATATGGATGGTACAGGCAAATATGTAGCTGTTGTCAATCTTGCCAACTTTACTAAAATCAAAGACATAGAAGTTCTTCTCAACCCCTATGATGTCTGTACAACCGGAGAAGACGGAAAGGTGTACTTCATTTCATGCGGAGATTTTGGCGGGAATCCCGCGCAGACATTACAATGCATCGATCCGCAAAC from Bacteroides sp. MSB163 includes:
- a CDS encoding TonB-dependent receptor plug domain-containing protein; its protein translation is MIKDNLCRYTRLRFNLLCLLCWLWVNLQAQQAGDSITGKVHAIPEVGIKGRRVPPALSATAPLQQMKKTDMERLGVSDVADAVRHFSGVSVKDYGGIGGLKTVSVRSLGAQHTAVSYDGVTVSDCQSGQVDISRFSLDNVSELALSIGQSDNIYQTAKMFASAGALSIETARPDFSDRPFQLLANMKTGSYGLANPSLFYAQKLSNRFSLSAYADYLRADGNYPFKMWNGNKLIDSKRNNSDIETYRAELNLFVTLNEKQDLKTKVYLFDSERGLPGGVIYDNSYAAERLYDRNYFGQLKYENRFSEKWKLQASGKFNFSWNRDYNNESSGITDNRFRQTETYLSTTLWSEPVKGLSFSLAQDFAYNYLSTTLQNNQYPERFTYLTAIATHYKSNRFSATASLLNTYITENVRTGKAAADRKRLSPAVSLSWKPFDFGLRFRASYKDIFRTPTFNDLYYLIIGNHNLKPEVTRQFNVGTTWNSTSLEFIDYLSLSVDAYYNRVKDKIVAIPTMFIWKMMNLGKVETIGTDINLAIEKELAKHYKLYLTGTYNFMQAEDITDRNSKIWRNQIIYTPKHSGSGSLTFENPYVNLTYNIMYASERYSIAQNIPENRIKSYTDHSIALSHTFKWKKQSLRIQLDALNLSDKNYEIVRFYPMPGRNYKVTINYKL
- a CDS encoding serpin family protein; translated protein: MLKKTIAALSLLSILAACQNDENPSQPEPKPRQDINLTRAEQDFMDKGTDFAFRFFDQVCSTEKEKPNVFVSPLSASLCLSMITNGASGNTLTEMQYVLGFPAASFSLDDLNNYNQKLTSALLDLDNTTQLGIANSIWVKQGFKVYDSFVDVNKKMYDAQVQELDFTSPTAKDVINRWCAEQTNNCIKEVIQRIPEDARMYLINALYFKGIWKSQFQKSDTRQENFTNSDGTEQKVNMMNQTETFNYAQNSAFSIAELPYGNEAFSMVLLLPAGDKTLDESLSGLTYENWKEWNAALSSRQLQVKLPRFKVEYDKMLIEDMVAMGMKDAFDGHKADFSKMSAAELYIGLLQQFTYVNVDEEGTEAAAVTVGGMLETSAGPSTPISFYVDRPFAFVIKEKSTGAILFMGKITKL
- a CDS encoding YncE family protein; translated protein: MKKYWYKTTMLVMALGAFTACNDDDEPKGPEGPIAPVNGAYVINTGNWNENNGTIQWYDRDLKTVSADLFAAANGAGIGDAQDLCIYGSKIYITCSSSAKIEIVDRKDFKRIKTLNLTNESGQPIQPRYMTAAKGNIYFTAYDGTVSQIDTTSLSITQKTEVGGSHPEALTSANGKLYINLSNYDMDGTGKYVAVVNLANFTKIKDIEVLLNPYDVCTTGEDGKVYFISCGDFGGNPAQTLQCIDPQTDQVTEICPASKMAIKNNKIYLIYAEYYEDAAPKSISVYDMNTKQTTQFANYSDFSNPGNIVVDPATGDVIIIDQPSSALNDIYVYGSDGVLKKKLETGYYTTNMHFVTE